A region from the Corallococcus silvisoli genome encodes:
- a CDS encoding alpha/beta hydrolase, protein MRPAGLPRAGGWPAVTGGTLSHPPAIPQAPRPGSWLALAVVAALSLAGCSRSPSAEAGPVRRMALTPCRLDGVAAQTLCGTLEVFEDRARAQGRKLSLRVVVVPALASQPKEDPLFFLAGGPGQAASRTRILPALERIRRQRDIVFVDQRGTGDSHPLDCEALNPSRASLAERFEDREDADVIPQCRKGWDADERLYTTSIAMDDLDDVRAALGYAKVNLWGISYGTRAALVYMRQHPDHVRTAILDGVAPMGQYLPLYAARDGQRALDLLLDACTKDSVCATAYPDLRARTEALLAKLEATPAKVRLPHPRTGVPEGFTLTRRVFLSELFSLLYSPDVASLVPLMLDRAAKDDWAPFVALSLGLTDEVARTTSRGMFMAVVCAEDAPFFTEEDAEREAKGTWFGPRMALDVKRACAKWPQANVPKGFRDPVTSDIPTLLLSGELDPVTPPAWGEEAKRTLSRSLHVVVPGLGHNTVGADCARTLMAEVLARGGVEGLTPDCGAGLKRPPFFTSFAGPVP, encoded by the coding sequence ATGCGGCCAGCAGGACTCCCCCGTGCAGGAGGTTGGCCCGCCGTGACAGGTGGCACTTTGTCTCACCCCCCCGCCATCCCACAGGCCCCCCGCCCGGGGAGCTGGCTCGCGCTGGCGGTGGTGGCGGCGCTGTCCCTGGCGGGCTGTTCCCGGTCGCCCAGCGCGGAGGCCGGGCCGGTGCGGCGGATGGCCCTGACGCCGTGCCGGCTGGACGGGGTGGCCGCGCAGACGCTGTGCGGCACGCTGGAGGTCTTCGAGGACCGGGCCCGGGCGCAGGGGCGCAAGCTGTCGCTGCGCGTGGTGGTGGTGCCAGCGCTCGCGTCGCAGCCCAAGGAGGATCCGCTGTTCTTCCTCGCGGGCGGCCCCGGACAGGCGGCGTCGCGCACGCGCATCCTGCCCGCGCTGGAGCGCATCCGGCGTCAGCGCGACATCGTCTTCGTGGACCAGCGGGGCACGGGGGATTCGCACCCGCTGGATTGCGAGGCGCTCAATCCCTCGCGCGCGTCGCTGGCGGAGCGCTTCGAGGACCGCGAGGACGCGGACGTCATCCCCCAGTGCAGGAAGGGCTGGGACGCGGATGAGCGGCTCTACACCACGTCCATCGCCATGGATGACCTGGACGACGTGCGCGCGGCGCTGGGCTACGCGAAGGTGAACCTGTGGGGCATCTCCTACGGGACGCGCGCGGCGCTGGTGTACATGCGCCAGCACCCGGACCACGTGCGCACCGCCATCCTGGATGGCGTCGCCCCCATGGGGCAGTACCTGCCGCTGTACGCCGCGCGCGATGGCCAGCGCGCCCTGGACCTGCTGCTGGACGCGTGCACGAAGGACTCCGTCTGCGCGACGGCGTACCCGGACCTCCGGGCCCGCACGGAGGCGCTGCTCGCGAAGCTGGAGGCCACCCCCGCGAAGGTGCGCCTGCCGCACCCGCGCACGGGCGTGCCGGAGGGCTTCACCCTCACCCGGCGCGTCTTCCTGTCGGAGCTCTTCTCGCTGCTCTACAGCCCGGACGTCGCGTCGCTGGTGCCGCTGATGCTGGACCGCGCGGCGAAGGACGACTGGGCGCCCTTCGTGGCGCTGTCGCTGGGCCTCACCGACGAGGTCGCGCGCACCACCAGCCGGGGCATGTTCATGGCGGTGGTGTGCGCGGAGGACGCGCCCTTCTTCACGGAGGAGGACGCCGAGCGCGAGGCGAAGGGCACCTGGTTCGGCCCGCGCATGGCGCTGGACGTGAAGCGGGCCTGCGCGAAGTGGCCCCAGGCGAACGTGCCGAAGGGCTTCCGCGACCCGGTGACGTCGGACATCCCCACGCTGCTGTTGTCCGGGGAGCTGGATCCGGTGACGCCGCCCGCCTGGGGCGAGGAGGCGAAGCGCACCCTGTCTCGCAGCCTGCACGTGGTGGTGCCGGGGCTGGGGCACAACACGGTGGGCGCGGACTGCGCGCGCACGCTGATGGCGGAGGTGCTCGCGCGCGGCGGCGTGGAGGGCCTGACGCCCGACTGTGGGGCGGGCCTGAAGCGGCCGCCCTTCTTCACCTCCTTCGCGGGCCCCGTGCCTTGA
- a CDS encoding ABC transporter ATP-binding protein, translating into MIEARNLHKRFGAVTAVHDVSFTAEDGVITGLLGPNGAGKTTTLRMLYTLVRPDGGTATVDGVDVAQRPEVARRALGVLPDARGLYPRLTAREHARYFGELHGLSGAALDARVEELVELLDMKEIADRRTEGFSQGERVKVALARALVHGPRNVLLDEPTNGLDVMATRSVRTLLRKLKAQGCCVVFSSHVMQEVAALCDRIVVVARGRVVADGTADALRASTGKDSLEEAFVSVIGSEQGLRE; encoded by the coding sequence ATGATTGAAGCCAGGAACCTGCACAAGCGCTTCGGCGCCGTGACGGCGGTGCACGACGTGTCCTTCACCGCGGAGGACGGCGTCATCACCGGCCTGCTGGGCCCCAACGGCGCCGGCAAGACGACGACGCTGCGCATGCTCTACACGCTGGTGCGCCCCGACGGCGGCACCGCCACCGTGGACGGCGTGGACGTGGCCCAGCGGCCGGAGGTGGCCCGCCGCGCCCTGGGCGTGCTGCCCGACGCGCGCGGGCTCTACCCTCGCCTCACCGCGCGCGAGCACGCCCGGTACTTCGGGGAGCTGCACGGGCTGTCCGGCGCCGCGCTGGACGCGCGCGTGGAGGAGCTGGTGGAGCTCCTGGACATGAAGGAGATCGCGGACCGGCGCACGGAGGGCTTCAGCCAGGGCGAGCGCGTGAAGGTCGCGCTGGCGCGCGCGCTGGTGCATGGCCCGCGCAACGTGCTGCTGGACGAGCCCACCAACGGGCTGGACGTGATGGCCACGCGGTCGGTGCGCACGCTGCTGCGCAAGCTGAAGGCGCAGGGCTGCTGCGTGGTGTTCTCCAGCCACGTGATGCAGGAGGTGGCCGCGCTGTGTGACCGCATCGTGGTGGTGGCGCGCGGGCGGGTGGTGGCGGACGGGACGGCGGACGCGCTCCGCGCGAGCACTGGCAAGGACAGCCTGGAGGAAGCCTTCGTGAGCGTGATTGGCAGCGAGCAGGGGTTGCGCGAATGA
- a CDS encoding ABC transporter permease yields MRGQVGTVLRKEVRDHLRDRRTLGSAVMWPLLGPLVFLVMFNMMASWYRQDRPLEVPVVGREHAPSLMAFLERYGAKLSEAPKDYEALVQAGTLDLVLVVPEDYSRDFARGHTAAVRLVMDSSRNKARQSVQRAQRMLAAYAQQMGNQRLFARGVSPELAEPVRVDELDLSTPERTAATVLTTIPLFLVMAAFAGGMQLASDTMAGERERGSLEPLLLNPAPRGALVAGKWLATCAMAATGVVLCLVGYFLVVKRVPLEDLGVRARFDAPAALGMLAAVLPLVLAASAVQMWVSTYARSFKEAQTYLSLLMVLPTLPGMMLALSPIQTRTWMFAVPVLGQELLAGEVMRGESLGPVPFVLALLSCVGVSAVALRFTTRLLSQERIIFGRS; encoded by the coding sequence ATGAGGGGGCAGGTCGGGACGGTGCTGCGCAAGGAGGTGCGCGACCACCTGCGGGACCGGCGCACGCTGGGCTCCGCGGTGATGTGGCCGCTGTTGGGCCCGCTCGTGTTCCTGGTGATGTTCAACATGATGGCCTCCTGGTACCGGCAGGACCGGCCGCTGGAGGTGCCGGTGGTGGGCCGCGAGCACGCGCCCAGCCTGATGGCCTTCCTGGAGCGCTACGGCGCGAAGCTGTCGGAGGCGCCGAAGGACTACGAGGCGCTGGTGCAGGCCGGCACGCTGGACCTGGTGCTGGTGGTGCCGGAGGACTACTCACGGGACTTCGCCCGGGGGCACACCGCCGCGGTGCGGCTGGTGATGGACAGCTCGCGCAACAAGGCGCGCCAGTCCGTGCAGCGCGCGCAGCGGATGCTGGCGGCGTATGCGCAACAGATGGGCAACCAGCGCCTGTTCGCGCGGGGCGTGTCCCCGGAGCTGGCGGAGCCGGTGCGCGTGGACGAGCTGGACCTGTCCACGCCGGAGCGCACCGCGGCCACGGTGCTCACCACCATCCCCCTGTTCCTGGTGATGGCGGCGTTCGCGGGCGGCATGCAGCTGGCCAGCGACACCATGGCGGGCGAGCGCGAGCGCGGCTCGCTGGAGCCCCTGCTGCTCAACCCCGCCCCGCGCGGCGCGCTGGTGGCGGGCAAGTGGCTGGCCACGTGCGCCATGGCGGCCACGGGGGTGGTGTTGTGTCTCGTGGGCTACTTCCTGGTGGTGAAGCGCGTGCCGCTGGAGGACCTGGGCGTGCGCGCCCGGTTCGACGCGCCCGCCGCGCTGGGCATGCTCGCCGCGGTGCTGCCGCTGGTGCTGGCCGCGTCCGCCGTGCAGATGTGGGTGTCCACCTATGCGCGGTCGTTCAAGGAAGCACAGACGTACCTGTCGCTCCTGATGGTGCTGCCCACGCTGCCCGGGATGATGCTCGCTCTGTCGCCCATCCAGACGCGGACGTGGATGTTCGCGGTGCCGGTGCTGGGGCAGGAGCTGCTCGCGGGCGAGGTGATGCGCGGCGAGTCCCTGGGCCCGGTGCCCTTCGTGCTCGCGCTCCTGTCCTGCGTGGGGGTGTCAGCGGTGGCCCTGCGCTTCACCACGCGCTTGCTCTCCCAGGAGCGCATCATCTTCGGACGGAGCTAG
- a CDS encoding DUF2804 domain-containing protein: MTPEREQESLLPFAPASVASTQGEPRFGTYQGELPEVDLPRLLGKWAPGRATRLLKRKRWHYTFVATQEVAALFAVVDLGYTANAFAVAVDLQEMKPLCDVSFLGVPGPLAEVSDKPGAGLVAAFRTLGGRMSVKRGAADERYQVEVDVSRMRTQSLQSFQWNGELLVAGGPPALTVIAPVEGDGLVNVTQKRSGLLAFGSLEAGGKRFRLDGGVGGMDYTQGYLARHTAWRWAFAAGRLPDGTPVGLNLVEGFNEGVTEANENAIWLGDRLYPVGRARFDYDAKELLDPWHLTTADGAVDLRFKPIYVHRDERNLRLVVSHFAQPVGFFEGTLRVAGQELRLSNVPGVTEDQDMLW, from the coding sequence ATGACACCCGAGCGAGAACAAGAATCCCTGCTGCCCTTCGCCCCGGCCTCGGTGGCCTCCACGCAAGGAGAGCCCCGGTTCGGGACGTACCAGGGGGAGCTGCCCGAGGTGGACCTGCCGCGCCTGCTGGGGAAGTGGGCGCCGGGGCGCGCCACGCGCCTGCTCAAGCGCAAGCGCTGGCACTACACCTTCGTCGCCACGCAGGAGGTGGCGGCCCTCTTCGCGGTGGTGGACCTGGGCTACACGGCCAACGCCTTCGCGGTGGCGGTGGACCTCCAGGAGATGAAGCCCCTGTGCGACGTGAGCTTCCTGGGGGTCCCCGGGCCGCTCGCGGAGGTGAGCGACAAGCCGGGGGCGGGGCTGGTCGCGGCCTTCCGCACGCTGGGCGGGCGCATGTCCGTCAAGCGCGGCGCCGCCGACGAGCGCTACCAGGTGGAGGTGGACGTCAGCCGCATGCGCACGCAGTCGCTCCAGAGCTTCCAGTGGAACGGCGAGCTGCTGGTGGCGGGCGGCCCGCCGGCCCTCACCGTCATCGCGCCGGTGGAGGGGGATGGGCTGGTCAACGTCACCCAGAAGCGCAGCGGCCTGCTGGCCTTCGGGAGCCTGGAGGCGGGCGGCAAGCGCTTCCGGCTGGATGGCGGCGTGGGTGGCATGGACTACACGCAGGGCTACCTGGCGCGGCACACCGCGTGGCGCTGGGCCTTCGCGGCCGGGCGGCTCCCGGATGGCACGCCCGTGGGCCTCAACCTCGTGGAGGGCTTCAACGAGGGCGTCACCGAAGCCAACGAGAACGCCATCTGGCTGGGGGACCGGCTCTATCCCGTGGGGCGCGCGCGCTTCGACTACGACGCGAAGGAGCTCCTGGACCCGTGGCATCTGACGACGGCGGACGGCGCGGTGGACCTGCGCTTCAAGCCCATCTACGTGCACCGCGATGAGCGCAACCTGCGCCTCGTGGTGAGCCACTTCGCCCAGCCGGTGGGCTTCTTCGAAGGCACCCTGCGCGTGGCTGGCCAGGAGCTGCGGCTGTCCAATGTCCCGGGCGTCACCGAGGACCAGGACATGCTCTGGTAG
- a CDS encoding zinc ribbon domain-containing protein, which produces MSCPHCGQPLPEGLSSRTCPHCGRDVTRTGDAPESPVMDDVADKAQRAADSAGRAVRTVLDDPRLRERLPGGSLPLLGAGLVAAAVLVPVLPFVGGGLGLSWAALMLVASGMLGAREWSAAGRALPPALAPVVKWAEHPAFLPLFTALTVTQAFLSLELGVAPLLWVLAAVVLGSVQWRAFRASPMGEASLPRRPGEVRLKRWVFAGVAACALGMLLPWSASWTGSLVPTARMERQRDITIDNNFAWDIQEHHTWKFNTLVFPASTPGAGTGRGRLGATGVVLGLLALGVLASVRRAREAVPSALPALLAGLITLWALTGLSARPGPWLFLLGILAVDVAVAREGLGPRREAPPPEPPASA; this is translated from the coding sequence ATGTCCTGCCCGCACTGTGGTCAGCCGCTCCCTGAAGGCCTGTCGTCGCGGACGTGTCCCCACTGCGGCCGGGACGTGACGCGGACCGGGGACGCGCCCGAGTCACCCGTCATGGACGACGTGGCGGACAAGGCCCAGCGGGCGGCGGACTCGGCGGGCCGCGCGGTGCGCACCGTGCTGGATGATCCCCGGCTGCGCGAGCGGCTGCCGGGGGGCTCGCTGCCGCTGCTGGGCGCGGGGCTGGTCGCGGCGGCGGTGCTGGTGCCGGTGCTGCCCTTCGTCGGTGGAGGGCTGGGCCTGTCGTGGGCGGCGTTGATGCTGGTGGCCAGCGGCATGCTGGGCGCGCGCGAGTGGAGCGCCGCGGGCCGCGCGCTGCCGCCCGCGCTGGCCCCGGTGGTGAAGTGGGCCGAGCACCCGGCGTTCCTGCCCCTGTTCACGGCGCTCACCGTGACGCAGGCCTTCCTGTCGCTGGAGCTGGGCGTGGCGCCCCTCCTGTGGGTGCTGGCGGCGGTGGTGCTGGGCTCGGTGCAATGGCGGGCGTTCCGCGCCTCGCCCATGGGGGAGGCGTCGCTGCCCCGGCGGCCCGGGGAGGTGCGGCTGAAGCGGTGGGTGTTCGCGGGCGTGGCCGCGTGCGCGCTGGGGATGCTCCTGCCGTGGAGCGCGTCGTGGACCGGCTCGCTGGTGCCCACCGCCCGCATGGAGCGCCAGCGCGACATCACCATCGACAACAACTTCGCCTGGGACATCCAGGAGCACCACACGTGGAAGTTCAACACGCTGGTGTTCCCGGCCTCCACGCCCGGCGCGGGCACCGGGCGGGGCCGCCTGGGCGCGACGGGCGTGGTGCTGGGGCTCCTGGCGTTGGGCGTGCTGGCGTCCGTGCGGCGCGCGCGGGAGGCGGTGCCCTCCGCGCTGCCGGCGCTGCTCGCGGGCCTCATCACCCTCTGGGCCCTGACGGGCCTGTCCGCGCGGCCGGGACCGTGGCTGTTCCTGCTGGGCATCCTCGCGGTGGACGTGGCCGTCGCGCGCGAGGGGCTGGGGCCCCGGAGGGAGGCGCCTCCTCCGGAGCCGCCCGCGTCAGCGTGA
- a CDS encoding DUF6986 family protein has translation MKTSLTPEASAASREALRRANVAFSHAYPGDSSRRQPVHTVYGGAHLFRAGTARKMGDLALAALREYAPDGAALAHGLGLPQRGAFAQRVHARVMDKLQREPVEDFRIDFEDGYGHRPDAEEDAHAVSAATELARGLEQGALPPFIGIRVKSFTEELYARASRTLDLFVTALLEQSGGRLPPSFVVTLPKVTVPEQVTALAHLLSGLESAHHLPSGALALELMVETPQALFDARGRPHLRSLVEAGEGRCSHVHLGVYDYTAALDVSAHAQSMLHPACDHLRDTVQVLLAGSGVRLSDGATNVMPVGPHRKQGDAPLLPTQQRENTDAVHRAWQVAYRHTRHSLERAYYQGWDLHPAQLPVRYAAVYAFFLEGLEPASQRLKAFVDKAAQATLLGDVFDDAATGQGLLNFFLRGLACGALTEEEARGSGLTLEELHSRSFRAIVQGRAARSR, from the coding sequence ATGAAGACCTCGCTCACGCCCGAAGCCTCCGCCGCCTCCCGCGAAGCCCTGCGCCGCGCCAACGTGGCCTTCAGCCACGCGTACCCGGGCGACTCCTCCCGGCGCCAGCCCGTGCACACCGTGTATGGCGGCGCCCACCTCTTCCGCGCCGGCACCGCGCGGAAGATGGGGGACCTGGCGCTCGCGGCCCTCCGCGAGTACGCGCCCGACGGGGCCGCCCTGGCCCACGGCCTGGGCCTGCCCCAGCGCGGCGCCTTCGCCCAGCGCGTCCACGCCCGCGTCATGGACAAGCTCCAGCGCGAGCCCGTGGAGGACTTCCGCATCGACTTCGAGGACGGCTACGGCCACCGCCCCGACGCGGAGGAGGACGCCCACGCCGTCTCCGCCGCCACGGAGCTGGCCCGCGGCCTGGAGCAGGGCGCGCTGCCCCCGTTCATCGGCATCCGCGTGAAGTCCTTCACCGAGGAGCTGTACGCCCGCGCCTCGCGCACCCTGGACCTCTTCGTCACCGCGCTGCTGGAGCAATCCGGTGGCAGGCTGCCGCCCTCCTTCGTCGTCACCCTGCCCAAGGTCACGGTGCCCGAACAGGTGACCGCCCTGGCCCACCTGCTGTCGGGGCTGGAGTCCGCCCACCACCTGCCCTCCGGCGCGCTGGCGCTGGAGCTGATGGTGGAGACGCCCCAGGCCCTCTTCGACGCGCGGGGCCGGCCCCACCTGCGCTCGCTCGTGGAGGCGGGCGAGGGCCGCTGCTCCCACGTGCACCTGGGCGTCTACGACTACACCGCCGCGCTGGACGTCAGCGCGCACGCGCAGAGCATGCTCCACCCCGCCTGCGACCACCTGCGCGACACCGTGCAGGTGCTGCTCGCGGGCAGCGGCGTGCGCCTGTCCGACGGCGCCACCAACGTCATGCCCGTGGGTCCGCACCGCAAGCAGGGGGATGCGCCGCTGCTCCCCACGCAGCAGCGGGAGAACACCGACGCCGTGCACCGCGCGTGGCAGGTGGCCTACCGGCACACGCGGCACTCGCTGGAGCGCGCGTACTACCAGGGCTGGGACCTGCACCCCGCCCAGCTGCCCGTGCGCTATGCCGCCGTCTACGCCTTCTTCCTGGAGGGCCTGGAGCCGGCGTCCCAGCGGCTCAAGGCCTTCGTGGACAAGGCCGCCCAGGCCACCCTGCTGGGGGACGTGTTCGACGACGCCGCCACCGGCCAGGGCCTGCTCAACTTCTTCCTGCGCGGCCTCGCGTGCGGCGCGCTCACCGAAGAGGAGGCCCGGGGCAGCGGCCTGACGCTGGAGGAGCTGCACAGCCGCTCCTTCCGCGCCATCGTCCAGGGCCGCGCCGCGCGGTCACGCTGA
- a CDS encoding M1 family metallopeptidase: protein MAHPTDDKNFRLPTSLRPRRYSATVTLDLEGRTFTGEQRVELELSQPTTEIILHANALELGDVTFRAGKDTRKPASKRVAPVSETVVLTFDAPLPVGSATLDVLWTGHFSDGLRGLYAAGQVAATQFEAADARRLFPCFDEPAFKARWALTVRVPPGHTVLGNGKVVKDEADGALRKVTFQETELLSSYLVALVVGPLVGTPEEQAQGVPVRTWALPEKAHLAKFGQDVALQVLPRLQDYFGLPYAFGKVDQVGIPDFEAGAMENAGLITYREVALLLDPATAPLSVQKRVAEVVTHELAHQWFGNWVTMVWWDDLWLNEAFATWMAFKIVDQWRPEWRMWLDFDSHRASALALDALKSTHPIHGEVRNAGEAGESFDAITYEKGGAVLRMIEGFLGEGPFREGIRLYMRKHARANAVKDDLWNALGEAAKQPVSELATAWIGQSGFPLVAVKVEGRQVSLSQRRFYSEPGVKSAETWPVPMVLRFEDGAGVREQRVLLRDARTTVTLDGAGEVKWLCANGGSTGFYRVAYEKPALDRLAANLGTLAPSERISLLADTWALVRAGQAPVADLLDLAARFGDEEDEAVLDELVGRLGYIENRLTEGADQERFRRWVEQLLGGGLKKLGWQSAKGEPDRVRLRRAALVRAVGGLARSPEVLAQARPLVARMLQGDKSALDANLLDTAVGMVARAGDAALFDDLSRRMPKEPDPATQRRYLMALTSFEDPKLTARAQALLFSETVKTQDVASFATGLLGNRAGRDAWWEQLQKRWQDLVTRTGAAPMLLRRVVEGLGLLRTREHLEQVKALLHANPIPEAQQATAQTLERLSQDVALRERVAPEVAAWLKRQP, encoded by the coding sequence ATGGCGCATCCGACCGACGACAAGAACTTCCGCCTGCCCACCTCCCTCCGCCCGCGCCGCTACTCGGCGACGGTGACCCTGGACCTGGAGGGGCGCACCTTCACGGGCGAGCAGCGCGTGGAGCTGGAGCTGTCCCAGCCCACCACGGAGATCATCCTCCACGCCAACGCGCTGGAGCTGGGCGACGTCACCTTCCGCGCCGGCAAGGACACCCGCAAGCCCGCGTCCAAGCGCGTCGCCCCGGTGAGCGAGACGGTGGTGCTCACGTTCGACGCGCCCCTGCCCGTGGGGAGCGCCACGCTGGACGTGCTGTGGACGGGGCACTTCAGCGACGGCCTGCGCGGGCTGTACGCGGCGGGCCAGGTGGCCGCGACGCAGTTCGAGGCCGCGGACGCGCGGCGCCTGTTCCCCTGCTTCGACGAGCCCGCCTTCAAGGCCCGCTGGGCGCTCACGGTGCGCGTGCCGCCGGGCCACACGGTGCTGGGCAACGGCAAGGTGGTGAAGGACGAGGCGGACGGCGCCCTGCGCAAGGTGACGTTCCAGGAGACGGAGCTGCTCAGCTCGTACCTGGTCGCGCTGGTGGTGGGCCCGCTGGTGGGCACGCCGGAGGAGCAGGCGCAGGGGGTGCCGGTGCGCACGTGGGCGCTGCCGGAGAAGGCGCACCTGGCGAAGTTCGGCCAGGACGTGGCGCTGCAGGTGCTGCCCCGGCTGCAGGACTACTTCGGGCTGCCGTATGCCTTTGGCAAGGTGGACCAGGTGGGCATCCCGGACTTCGAGGCGGGCGCGATGGAGAACGCCGGCCTCATCACCTACCGGGAGGTGGCGCTGCTGCTGGACCCGGCCACCGCGCCCCTGTCCGTGCAGAAGCGCGTGGCGGAGGTGGTGACGCACGAGCTGGCGCACCAGTGGTTTGGCAACTGGGTGACGATGGTGTGGTGGGACGACCTCTGGCTCAACGAGGCGTTCGCCACGTGGATGGCGTTCAAGATTGTCGACCAGTGGCGGCCGGAGTGGCGCATGTGGCTGGACTTCGACTCGCACCGCGCCAGCGCCCTGGCGCTGGACGCGCTCAAGTCCACGCACCCCATCCACGGCGAGGTGCGCAACGCGGGCGAGGCGGGGGAGAGCTTCGACGCCATCACCTACGAGAAGGGCGGCGCGGTGCTGCGGATGATTGAAGGGTTCCTGGGCGAGGGCCCCTTCCGCGAAGGCATCCGGCTGTACATGCGCAAGCACGCGCGCGCGAACGCGGTGAAGGACGACCTGTGGAACGCGCTGGGTGAGGCGGCGAAGCAGCCGGTGTCGGAGCTGGCCACGGCGTGGATTGGCCAGAGCGGCTTCCCGCTGGTGGCGGTGAAGGTGGAGGGGCGCCAGGTGTCGCTGTCGCAGCGGCGCTTCTATTCGGAGCCCGGGGTGAAGAGCGCGGAGACGTGGCCGGTGCCCATGGTGCTCCGGTTCGAGGACGGCGCGGGCGTGCGCGAGCAGCGCGTGCTCTTGCGCGACGCGCGGACGACGGTGACGCTGGACGGCGCGGGCGAGGTGAAGTGGCTGTGCGCCAACGGCGGCTCCACGGGCTTCTACCGGGTGGCGTACGAGAAGCCGGCGCTGGACCGGCTGGCGGCGAACCTGGGGACGCTGGCGCCGTCGGAGCGCATCTCGCTGCTCGCGGACACGTGGGCGCTGGTGCGCGCGGGGCAGGCGCCGGTGGCGGACCTGCTGGACCTGGCGGCGCGCTTCGGGGACGAGGAGGACGAGGCGGTGCTGGACGAGCTGGTCGGGCGGCTCGGGTACATCGAGAACCGGCTGACGGAGGGCGCGGACCAGGAGCGCTTCCGCCGGTGGGTGGAGCAGCTGCTCGGCGGCGGCCTGAAGAAGCTGGGCTGGCAATCCGCGAAGGGCGAGCCGGACCGGGTGCGGCTGCGCCGCGCGGCGCTGGTGCGCGCGGTGGGCGGCCTGGCGCGCAGTCCGGAGGTGCTGGCCCAGGCCCGGCCGCTGGTGGCGCGGATGCTCCAGGGGGACAAGTCCGCGCTGGACGCCAACCTGCTGGACACGGCGGTGGGCATGGTGGCGCGCGCGGGCGACGCGGCGCTCTTCGACGACCTGTCGCGGCGGATGCCCAAGGAGCCGGACCCCGCGACGCAGCGCCGCTACCTGATGGCGCTCACGTCCTTCGAGGACCCGAAGCTGACGGCGCGGGCGCAGGCGCTGTTGTTCTCGGAGACGGTGAAGACGCAGGACGTGGCGAGCTTCGCGACGGGCCTCCTGGGCAACCGCGCCGGGCGCGACGCGTGGTGGGAGCAGCTCCAGAAGCGCTGGCAGGACCTGGTGACGCGCACGGGCGCGGCCCCCATGCTGCTGCGCCGGGTGGTGGAGGGCCTGGGCCTCTTGCGCACGCGCGAGCACCTGGAGCAGGTGAAGGCGCTGCTCCACGCGAACCCGATCCCGGAGGCGCAGCAGGCCACCGCGCAGACGCTGGAGCGGCTGTCGCAGGACGTGGCGCTGCGCGAGCGCGTGGCCCCGGAGGTGGCCGCGTGGCTGAAGCGCCAGCCGTGA
- a CDS encoding CHAP domain-containing protein: MGRGVWVGAWVSALLMWGGAAQAANRAPATKKAAPVVLADRALWRARSWVGLTTLASVNPTVSDDCSGMTRLAFQQRRLDLLPDDVSPDENGVTAIHRKASALGMLTDTPTPGTLVFFQNTFDRNRDGLLNDGLTHIGIVERVGADGTVTFVHKSGGRVKRSRFNLQQPEVRRDAKGQVLNDWLRRQGRKTRGYLAGELVAGFAAVDERWRSPEPQRVASARLAVKDDARGARR; the protein is encoded by the coding sequence ATGGGAAGAGGCGTGTGGGTCGGCGCGTGGGTGAGCGCGCTGTTGATGTGGGGGGGCGCGGCGCAGGCCGCGAACAGGGCACCGGCGACGAAGAAGGCCGCGCCGGTGGTGTTGGCGGATCGGGCGCTGTGGCGGGCGAGGTCCTGGGTGGGGCTGACGACGCTGGCGTCGGTGAACCCGACGGTGAGCGATGACTGCTCCGGGATGACGCGGCTGGCGTTCCAGCAGCGCCGGCTGGACCTGCTGCCCGACGACGTGTCGCCAGACGAGAACGGCGTCACCGCCATCCACCGCAAGGCGAGCGCCCTGGGAATGCTCACGGACACGCCCACGCCGGGCACGCTGGTGTTCTTCCAGAACACGTTCGACCGCAACCGCGACGGCCTGCTCAACGACGGGCTCACGCACATTGGCATCGTGGAGCGCGTGGGCGCGGACGGCACGGTGACGTTCGTGCACAAGTCGGGCGGGCGGGTGAAGCGCTCCCGCTTCAACCTCCAGCAGCCGGAGGTGCGCCGCGACGCGAAGGGGCAGGTGCTCAACGACTGGCTGCGCCGCCAGGGCAGGAAGACGCGCGGCTACCTGGCCGGTGAGCTGGTGGCGGGCTTCGCGGCGGTGGACGAGCGCTGGCGTTCGCCCGAGCCCCAGCGCGTGGCCTCCGCCCGGCTCGCCGTGAAGGATGACGCCCGGGGCGCGCGGCGCTAG